The window GGATAGTCGACTGCGTGCCCGACGTCGACGACCACGACGGCATCCGGCTCGAGATCGAACCCGACCATCTTCGCGCCCTCGCGGCCGACCTCCTCCTGAACGGTTGAGACGGCGTAGACGGTCGCTTCGGTATCGGTTTCGACTGCATTTCGAAAGCCCTCGGCGGCGGCCCACGTCCCGACTCGATTGTCGATTCCGCGGGCGGCGAGACGCGTCTCCGAGAGCCACGAGACCGTCGATGAGAACGTGATGGGATCACCGATCTCGAGGCGCCCGCTCGCTTCAGCCTCACTTTCGGCGCCGATGTCGATCCAGAGGTCTGAAATCTCTGGGTCGTCGTCGCTCTCGTCGCGAAGGTGGATCGCAGTCTGTCCGACGACTCCCTCGACGGGGCCGTCTGCGGCGTGAATCGTGACGTGTTGGCCCTGCGAGACCGACGGGTCGCTGCCGCCGATGCGCCCCGGTCTGACGAAGCCGTCGTCGTCGATAGCGCGGACGATAAAGCCGATTTCGTCGGCATGCCCCGTCAGGACGACCTCAGGTGCGTCGGGATCGCCCTCGTGGACAGCGATAGCGTTCCCGTAAGCGTCTGTCCGTACGTCGTCTGCGAACTGGTCGACGTAGTCCAGCCAGACGCGCTGACCGCGAGTTTCGTACCCTGACGGCGAGGGCGTCTCGAGCAGTTCGACGAGGAAGTCACGTGACGAAGCGTCCATGGTTCATTCTTGTGGACAGCGTGTCGAATACGTGACGGTACAAAATAGCGGAATCTGGCTGCCAGTGCAAAAATCGAATCAGTTCGGAACGCGCCGATCAGTCGTCAGCCGGCGCAGCGCCGCTGCCACTTTCTTCGGCCTGTGCTTTCGTCCAGGCGAGTTTGCCACCGGCGGCGAGGATGTCGCGTTCGCGCTCGGAGGCGTCGAGCGTGGCGGTGTACTCCTCACCGTTGACTTCGACCGTGAACTCCTCCTGACCGGAGGTGACGCCCTCGTAGACGTCGTCGACGATTTCGATCTCGTCGCCCTGATCGATGTCGTCGTAGGTGTCCTCGTCAATCGTCAGCGGGACGATCCCGAAGTTAAAGAGGTTCGCGCGGTGGATGCGTGCGAAGCTCTGTGCGAGGACGCCCTCGATGCCGAGATACATCGGACACATCGCGGCGTGTTCTCGAGAGGAGCCCTGGCCGTAGTTTTCGCCAGCGACGAGGAAGCCGCCGTCGGCGTTTTTCGCGCGCTCGGCGAAGGTGTCATCGACGCGGGAGAGGGTGAACTCGGAGAGTTTGTCGATGTTCGACCGGTACATCAGGATATCCTGCGTTGCAGGGATGATGTGGTCGGTCGTGATGTTGTCTTCCATCTTGAGGTGCACGTCGCCCGTGATATCGGAGCCGAGCTGATCTTTCAGCGGCACGTCACCGATGTTTGGCCCTTTGACGAGTTCGTCGTCGATGGCCTCTTCGGGCGTGATGAGGTCCGTCTTCGAACCGTCGTACTCGTCTGGCAGCTCGATGCCTGGATCCTCGAGGTCGCCGAGTTCGTCGGCGAGGTTCCGTGGATCGATGATTTCGCCTTTGATCGCCGCAGCGGCAGCGACCTCTGGCGAACAGAGATAGACGTTGTCATCTTCGATACCCGAACGGCCCTCGAAGTTGCGGTTGAACGTTCGCAGCGAGACCGAATCGGAAGCCGGCACGTGACCGATCCCGATACAGGCACCACAGGTTGCCTCGGAGAAGTTGACGCCAGCGGCCATCATCTCCGCGACCCAGCCCTCGCGAGCGAGCATCTCACTCGCTTGCTTGGAGCCAGGTGCGACGATCATCTCGGTGGCCGGGTTGATCTCGCGACCCTCGAGCATCTTCGCGGCGGGGAGAACGTCCTCGTAGCCGCCGTTCGTACAGGAGCCGACGATGACCTGCTCGACGGACTCGCCCTCTACTTCGCTGACGGGGACGACGTTGTCCGGCATCGATGGCTGCGCGATCAGCGGCTCGAGATCCGAGAGATCGACAACGATTTCGTCGTCGTACTCGGCGTCATCGTCCGGCTGGATCTCCTCGTATTCCTCCGCGCGGTTGACGCGCTCGAGGTAGTCTTTGGTCTGCTCGTCGGTCGGGAAGATCGACGAGGTGGCACCGAGTTCGGTGCCCATGTTCGTGATCGTCATCCGCTCGGGCGCGGTGAGCGTCTCGACACCGGGGCCGGTGTACTCGAGAATCTTGCCGACGCCGCCTTTGACGCTGAGTCGGCGGAGCATCTCGAGGATGACGTCTTTTGCGGTGGCCCACTCGGGGAGTTCACCCTCGAGGCGGACGTTGACGACTTCTGGCATCTCGATGTAGTACGGTGCGCCGCCCATGGCGACGGTGACGTCGATCCCGCCCGCACCGATTGCGAGCTGGCCGAGGCCGCCGGGGGTCGGCGTGTGGCTGTCGGAGCCGAGCAGCGTCTTCCCGGGCGCGGCGAAGTTTTCGCGGTGAACGTTGTGGCAGATGCCGTTACCGGGGCGAGAGAAGTGTGCCCCGTAGGTTCCGGCTGCAGAGCGCAGGAAACGGTGGTCGTCGGTGTTTTTAAAGTCGAACTGATACGTCTGGTGATCGCAGTACTGGGCTGCAATCTCGGTCTGGACTTCGTCCAGTCCCATCGCTTCGAACTGGAGCCAGACCATCGTCCCGGTCGTATCCTGGGTGAGCACCTGGTCGATCTCGATCCCGATTTCCTCGCCGGTCTCGAGTTCGCCCTCGACGAGGTGGTCGTCAAGTACCTTTTCGGTGAGAGTCTGTCCCATAGCACCCAGAAATGCGCTTTCCGGCGTGATAAATCCAGCGTGTTACTATGAGGATTGACCGTGTGAAACCCGTCCTCGACGGAATTGTATGCGCGTTACGTACCCAAGTAGTAGACATTCATCCAATTTTATGTCTTATTGCCAGACTCGAGTGGACAGTTGTAGGATTGGTACGAGACGACTGCAGTCGTCGAAATCGATGTGAGCGACGGGCGATGAGCCTCAAGCGAGGCCGCGGGGACGAACGAACACGCTTTTTTAGCGTCCATCCCGTCGGCTACGGACATGTTCCGTTCTGGCGCGTTCGTCGCGGACCACATCTCCCCGACGACCGACGAGCAAGTCCAACCCAATGGGGTCGACCTCACCCTAGATATCGTCTTCGAACAACTCGAGCCGGGTCGAATCGGCCGCGATGGCAAAGAGATCGGTGACCGTGTCGCTCGCCCACTCGAGGAACTCGAGAAGAAAGAACCCGATACGTACTACCTCCCGAAGGGCGTCTACGTTGCCCGCTACGGCGAGCGCATCGAGATTCCGGAGGGCCACGTCGGCTTCGTCTACCCCCGCTCGTCACTGATGCGCAACTCCTGTATGCTCAACACGGCCGTCTGGGACGCCGGCTACCAGGGCCGTGGCGAGGGTCTCCTGCAGGTCCACCACGATATCCAGATCGAACGCGGCGCGCGGATCGCCCAGATCGTATTCGCTGAAGCGAGCCACGACGACGTCTACGACGGAAGTTATCAGGGCGAAAATCTCGAGTAACTGCTTCCCGTTACTTCCAGACTGAAGGTAGCGTTCGCCTCGATTTTCTACACCGTCCATCGATCAGATATCTATACTTATTACAGCGGGAGCAGTGCTGTGTCCTATGAGTTGCCCTCCAGCGCTCTCTCGGCGTCGACTTCTCGCCAGCGCCGGCGTCACGACGATGACGGCGCTTGCTGGCTGTACAAGAATCTACAGCACCCTTCCGGATCGAATTACCTACGCTCGGACAAGACGGCGTGAGATCCCCACCGTCCCTTCGCCGGTCTTCGGAACCGACGCTCACCTCCACGATCTAGCGGACGAGACCGCAGAGTACGTCGATCCGGGGCTCGAGGCGTGGGAGCGGGTGGGTGAACGCGAACACAGGGTCCACTACACTCAATCAAGACTAGAACGTGCCGCCGAGTTCGCTGCGGAGCGCGACTGGGAGTCGCCGACCACCGAGACCGTTCAATCAGGTCGTGCACACCTCTGGAATGCTGCGGGCAGCTACGCCTACGCGACGGCTCAACTCGACGAATTCGACCGTGATCCGACAGCTGGTGCTGCCGACTCTCTCGAGGAAGCCGAGACTCGCCACCAGGAGTTCGAGTACGCGACCGGTGATCCGGCGATATTCCTTGCCTACGGACGGTACGTCGAACGAGAACTTCAGCAGGCGCACAGTCTGCTCTCCCGTCGAGTCGACGCCGAGGTAGAAGACCGACGGGAACGGACGAGTCGCGCCGAGCGGATCGCAGAGCTATACAGCGGCGTTCGCCAGGCACAAGCGCGAATCGACAGCGCTGTTGCCTATCGCGAGGCTCTCCGGGAGCACGACCCCGGCAGTGATCCGTTCGGCGAGGCAATGGCAGACGCTCGAGCGATCCTCCACGACCGGGTCGACCCCCTGCTCGAGAGTCGCGAGGAGTGGTCCGAGCGCATCGGCGAGTTTGACGGTGACGGGATCGGTGAGTCCGAAACCGGCCGTCGAGACGTCCATGACGCGCTTTACTCGCGGTCCAGCTACGGCGAGTCGGCGGTCAGCGACGCCAATCGACGCGTTGACGGCGGTTACGATGTCTACGGAACCGTTGAACTCGCCAACGGATGGCTCCACCTGGCCGCTGCTCGCGCTGAGTGCGAGCGGATCGAGTCCGACGGGATCGACTTGCTCGACAGTGGCGCGATCGACGCCGCCAAACGCGCTGCGATCGACCGACTCGAGGGCGTCCTCGCCGATGACCCGGGTCAACTCACGCTGTTTTTCGCTGCGGAAGCACGCAGCTGGATCACTGCCGGCGACAGCGGAATCGAACGGAGTTCGCTCGATGACGCCGAAGAAGAGTGGCGCTGGAGTCAGGCCAACGGCTACGCCCGGTACCTGCTCGCGAAGGGTATCCTCGAGCGGATCGACGAGGCAGTCGCCGTAGTTACCGACACCGGTGAGTGAGACACCGCTGAAACGAAACGCGAGACGGATGAAGAGATCCTTTTTGCTGCCTCGGGTCCGAACACTTGCTATGGTCGGTGACCGTCGATGATGGCGACCACCCACGTCTTCGCCGCCCTCGCAGTCGTCGCGCCAGTCGCGTACGTCGTTCCCGAATTCGCGACGCCGCTGGCCGTCGGCGCGATTCTCGGTGGGCTCGCCCCCGATTTCGACCTCCCGCTCGAGCACCGCCGAACGTTTCACTTTCCGCTGCTCGGGCTCGCGGGTGCCGTTCCCGCGGTTGGACTCGCGGTCGTCGTGCCCTCGAGCGGAACCGCCGCGCTGGCCGCGTTCGCCGTCGCCGCGTGGCTCCACGCTGCAAGCGACGCTCTCGGCGGCGGGCCGGAGATGGACCCGTGGAATGGCCGAACCGAGCGCGCGGTGTACGATCACGCACACGGGCAGTGGATTCGCCCTCGACGGTGGATCCGCTACGACGGTGCGCCCGAAGATGCCGCGCTGGCGGTTGCGCTCGCAGTACCCGGACTGGTGGTCTTCGATGGCTGGGTCGCTGCACTCGTTCTCGGTGGTATCACCATCTCTGTCGGCTACGCGCTGGTTCGACGCCGCGTCGTCGACTGGACCGGCGAATGGGACTGGCTCGAGTGACGGTTGCGCCGAATCCGGACCGGGACTGGCTCGAGTAGCTGGGTACCCCAATCACGGAAACGTACCCAGGCGCGAGTCGGAACGCTGATACCATCAGTGTCCGAGACACTCGTATGGTCGATACGTTCCTCGCGCAGACAACACACCTGGTGTTTGCCGCGATCTGGGCCGGCAGCGTCTTTTACGTCGCGTTTGTCGTCCTGCCACTCGCCCGTGACGGCGAGTTCAACTCGACGAAACCACTCGAGGTACTCTCGGGGAAACTAACGATGATTTCGCGGGTGAGTGCGCTCGTGTTGTTACTCTCCGGTGGTCACCTCGCAGGCACGCGGTACACGTCTGAAACGCTCATTGAGACGACGAACGGCCAACTCGTTATCTTGATGGTCGTCCTTTGGCTTGTCCTCGCGGCACTCGTCGAGATCGGTGCCAAGCGCTTCGAGTCCGGACTCAACGGGAAGAAACTGCGCGAACCAGCGGCGAACGCGCTGGGACTGTACCGGCTGGCGGCCGTCGTCGCGATTGCGCTGCTCGTTGTGTCCGGCGCGATTACGACCAACCTCGCCGCAGTGTTCTAGTCGAATTGATTCACAGAGTGCTCGAGTCGACTGGAACCTCTTTGTGTCGGTTCTGATTTGTTTTGACAGCCAGCACTGGTATGTGTCGAACTACCATTGCGCCAGTTCAGCAGGGACAGCCCTCAAGAACCAACTATTTGGGTATTCCCGAACACCTCGAGTCCGTTAGACACTACTCACATAGTTGTCATTCAGCCATAGAAAGCGGACATTCTTGCGAAAGATACTTAGTGGGTTACTGTAACGTACTCCCATGATGCTCAGGGGAAAAGACGTTGCACTCTCGCTGCTCGCAGTCGGCACGGCCGCCGTCGCGGGCTACGTACTTCGGTCCGAGCACTCACAGCCGACCGCCGCGCACTCGAAAGCAGACCTTGGCGCACGAATCATCGACTCACACGACATTCCAAGCGGCGCAACCGTCGTCGAGGCCTCCTCCCGGCGACTCGACGATATCCCGGGCGCACGCCGCGCGCTCAAACGCGCGATCAGAAACGACGCTCGAGACGAGTGGGAACACGTCACGCTCGAGCGCGAGGGTGCCTGGTCGGTCGTCGATACTGTTCGGAGTTCCCTGCCGTACTACGA is drawn from Natronolimnobius sp. AArcel1 and contains these coding sequences:
- a CDS encoding M20/M25/M40 family metallo-hydrolase: MDASSRDFLVELLETPSPSGYETRGQRVWLDYVDQFADDVRTDAYGNAIAVHEGDPDAPEVVLTGHADEIGFIVRAIDDDGFVRPGRIGGSDPSVSQGQHVTIHAADGPVEGVVGQTAIHLRDESDDDPEISDLWIDIGAESEAEASGRLEIGDPITFSSTVSWLSETRLAARGIDNRVGTWAAAEGFRNAVETDTEATVYAVSTVQEEVGREGAKMVGFDLEPDAVVVVDVGHAVDYPSAPSEKTSRMDLGGGPALGRGSSNHPVLFEALRSVAADREVDVQLEALGLGTGTDADGFFTAAGGIPSQVVSVPNRYMHTPVEVIDTDDLEDVATLLGGFASRAGEFAPFAVDI
- a CDS encoding aconitate hydratase — its product is MGQTLTEKVLDDHLVEGELETGEEIGIEIDQVLTQDTTGTMVWLQFEAMGLDEVQTEIAAQYCDHQTYQFDFKNTDDHRFLRSAAGTYGAHFSRPGNGICHNVHRENFAAPGKTLLGSDSHTPTPGGLGQLAIGAGGIDVTVAMGGAPYYIEMPEVVNVRLEGELPEWATAKDVILEMLRRLSVKGGVGKILEYTGPGVETLTAPERMTITNMGTELGATSSIFPTDEQTKDYLERVNRAEEYEEIQPDDDAEYDDEIVVDLSDLEPLIAQPSMPDNVVPVSEVEGESVEQVIVGSCTNGGYEDVLPAAKMLEGREINPATEMIVAPGSKQASEMLAREGWVAEMMAAGVNFSEATCGACIGIGHVPASDSVSLRTFNRNFEGRSGIEDDNVYLCSPEVAAAAAIKGEIIDPRNLADELGDLEDPGIELPDEYDGSKTDLITPEEAIDDELVKGPNIGDVPLKDQLGSDITGDVHLKMEDNITTDHIIPATQDILMYRSNIDKLSEFTLSRVDDTFAERAKNADGGFLVAGENYGQGSSREHAAMCPMYLGIEGVLAQSFARIHRANLFNFGIVPLTIDEDTYDDIDQGDEIEIVDDVYEGVTSGQEEFTVEVNGEEYTATLDASERERDILAAGGKLAWTKAQAEESGSGAAPADD
- a CDS encoding deoxyuridine 5'-triphosphate nucleotidohydrolase; the protein is MFRSGAFVADHISPTTDEQVQPNGVDLTLDIVFEQLEPGRIGRDGKEIGDRVARPLEELEKKEPDTYYLPKGVYVARYGERIEIPEGHVGFVYPRSSLMRNSCMLNTAVWDAGYQGRGEGLLQVHHDIQIERGARIAQIVFAEASHDDVYDGSYQGENLE
- a CDS encoding metal-dependent hydrolase; protein product: MMATTHVFAALAVVAPVAYVVPEFATPLAVGAILGGLAPDFDLPLEHRRTFHFPLLGLAGAVPAVGLAVVVPSSGTAALAAFAVAAWLHAASDALGGGPEMDPWNGRTERAVYDHAHGQWIRPRRWIRYDGAPEDAALAVALAVPGLVVFDGWVAALVLGGITISVGYALVRRRVVDWTGEWDWLE
- a CDS encoding copper resistance protein CopD; the encoded protein is MVDTFLAQTTHLVFAAIWAGSVFYVAFVVLPLARDGEFNSTKPLEVLSGKLTMISRVSALVLLLSGGHLAGTRYTSETLIETTNGQLVILMVVLWLVLAALVEIGAKRFESGLNGKKLREPAANALGLYRLAAVVAIALLVVSGAITTNLAAVF